A genome region from Methylorubrum populi includes the following:
- a CDS encoding ATP-binding protein gives MTTNPARPAWLGATMAVAVIVFAEAIGGTVDTALMLAAALALLVGGVLGRGGRAAMVPLRETGVPQRHAIAEALLANIPDPVILVDRRVVVIEANPAARRLLPGLKLRHPLSFSLRAPDVLDGIEEVLRTGSAVRTEYTARVPTERAFEVQIGALPMPDGSEGGEANVVLFLRDLTEARRLEAMRVDFVANASHELRTPLAALLGFIETLQGPARDDAGARERFLGIMRMQAQRMTRLIDDLLSLSRIELHEHVAPTRTVDLGRIARQMVDMQAPLARERGVELKVERPEIPLPVLGDRDELLRVIENLVENAVKYGGSGGVVAVSLDRVEAPDGRGARIELCVRDEGPGIAAEHIPRLTERFYRVDTASSRQQGGTGLGLAIVKHTLKRHRGKLVIESEPGRGTTARVSLPEHRPEAAVIGPPPE, from the coding sequence ATGACGACGAACCCGGCCCGTCCCGCGTGGCTCGGCGCGACCATGGCGGTCGCGGTCATCGTCTTCGCCGAGGCGATCGGCGGCACCGTCGATACGGCGCTGATGCTCGCTGCCGCGCTTGCCCTGCTCGTCGGCGGGGTGCTGGGGCGCGGGGGGCGGGCCGCGATGGTGCCGCTGCGCGAGACCGGCGTGCCGCAGCGGCACGCCATCGCCGAAGCGCTGCTCGCCAACATCCCCGATCCCGTCATCCTGGTCGATCGCCGGGTGGTGGTGATCGAGGCCAACCCCGCGGCCCGTCGGCTGCTGCCCGGGCTGAAGCTGCGCCACCCGCTCTCCTTCTCCTTGCGCGCGCCCGACGTGCTCGACGGCATCGAGGAGGTGCTCCGCACCGGCTCCGCGGTGAGGACCGAGTATACCGCCCGCGTGCCGACCGAGCGCGCCTTCGAGGTACAGATCGGCGCCCTGCCGATGCCCGACGGCTCCGAGGGCGGCGAGGCCAACGTCGTGCTGTTCCTGCGCGACCTCACCGAGGCCCGCCGCCTGGAGGCGATGCGGGTCGATTTCGTCGCCAATGCCAGCCACGAGCTGCGCACGCCGCTCGCCGCCCTGCTCGGCTTCATCGAGACCCTCCAGGGCCCCGCCCGCGACGATGCGGGCGCGCGCGAAAGATTCCTCGGCATCATGCGCATGCAGGCGCAGCGGATGACGCGGCTCATCGACGACCTGCTCTCGCTCTCGCGCATCGAACTGCACGAGCACGTCGCCCCGACCCGGACCGTCGATCTCGGCCGCATCGCCCGGCAGATGGTCGACATGCAGGCGCCGCTCGCCCGCGAACGCGGCGTCGAATTGAAGGTCGAGCGGCCCGAGATCCCGCTCCCGGTTCTCGGCGACCGGGACGAGCTGCTGCGCGTCATCGAGAATCTCGTCGAGAACGCGGTGAAGTACGGCGGCAGCGGCGGCGTGGTCGCCGTCTCCCTCGATCGCGTCGAGGCGCCGGACGGGCGCGGGGCCCGGATCGAGCTGTGCGTGCGCGACGAGGGACCGGGCATCGCCGCCGAGCATATCCCGCGGCTGACCGAGCGCTTCTACCGGGTCGACACCGCGTCGAGCCGCCAGCAGGGCGGCACCGGGCTCGGGCTCGCCATCGTCAAGCACACGCTCAAACGCCACCGCGGCAAGCTCGTCATCGAGAGCGAGCCGGGCCGGGGAACCACCGCGCGGGTGAGCCTGCCGGAGCATCGGCCGGAGGCGGCGGTCATCGGGCCGCCCCCGGAATGA
- a CDS encoding heavy metal translocating P-type ATPase, with the protein MDTVLNRPAMPPAPSLRSAPLILPVEGMSCASCVGRVERALAALPGAADVSVNLATGRASLRLAEGTPPSQAVEAIRAAGYDVPEAVTAVAVEGMSCASCVGRVERALTALPGAVSASVNLATGRAELRHAAGAVSTADVEAAVRAAGYEPRSLEAAQDAGHAERQEREASALRRDLVLAAVLSAPVVVLDMGGHLLPGFHHAVTDWLGRSGLAWGQAGLATLVLAGPGRRFFRVGVPNLLRGHPDMNALVALGAGAAYLFSLVSTVTPWWLPAGSAHLYFEASVLIVTLILLGRTLEARARGRAGAAIARLIDLSPRTARLVEAAGEREVPAAALRVGDRVRVRPGERVPADGTVASGASFVDESMITGEPVPVEKGRGARVVGGTLNTTGSFDLTVDRTGADTALARIVRMVEAAQGGKLPIQALVDRVTLWFVPAVIAIAALTFLGWLVLGPAPALGHALVAAIAVLIIACPCAMGLATPVSIMVGTGRAAERGVLFRQGAALQALRDARVVALDKTGTLTEGRPRLTDLVTASGFSRETVLALAGAVEARSEHPVARAIAGAAREAGALVRADGFEALPGHGASARVEGRPVALGNRRCMERLGVATDALEGEAARLAGEGKSPIFVAVDRRLAALVAVADPVKPEARAALDALRARGITVAMLTGDARATAEAVARGLGITEVEAEVLPEGKVAALRTLRAAHGPVAFVGDGINDAPALAEADVGIAIGTGTDVAVESADVVLMSGALGGLVEAVALSRATLANIRQNLFWAFAYNAALIPVAAGVLAAFGGPQLSPVLAAGAMALSSVFVVGNALRLRRAGTAA; encoded by the coding sequence ATGGATACCGTTCTGAACCGCCCCGCCATGCCGCCCGCGCCTTCCCTGCGGAGCGCGCCGCTGATCCTGCCCGTCGAGGGCATGAGCTGCGCCTCCTGTGTCGGCCGCGTCGAGCGCGCGCTCGCCGCCCTGCCCGGCGCGGCGGACGTGTCGGTCAACCTCGCCACGGGCCGGGCGAGCCTCAGGCTCGCGGAGGGCACACCGCCGTCGCAGGCCGTCGAGGCCATCCGCGCGGCGGGCTACGACGTGCCCGAGGCCGTCACCGCCGTCGCCGTCGAGGGCATGAGCTGCGCCTCCTGCGTCGGCCGCGTCGAGCGGGCGCTGACGGCCTTGCCCGGTGCGGTCTCGGCCAGCGTCAACCTCGCCACCGGCCGGGCCGAGTTGCGCCACGCGGCCGGCGCCGTCTCGACCGCCGATGTCGAGGCGGCGGTGCGGGCGGCGGGCTACGAGCCGCGCTCCCTCGAAGCCGCGCAGGACGCCGGGCACGCGGAGCGGCAGGAGCGGGAGGCGTCGGCGCTGCGCCGCGACCTCGTCCTGGCGGCCGTGCTCTCCGCGCCCGTCGTCGTCCTCGACATGGGCGGCCACCTGCTGCCGGGCTTCCACCATGCCGTGACGGATTGGCTCGGCCGGAGCGGCCTCGCCTGGGGGCAGGCGGGGCTGGCGACGCTGGTTCTGGCCGGGCCCGGCCGCCGCTTCTTCCGGGTCGGCGTGCCGAACCTCCTGCGCGGTCACCCCGACATGAACGCGCTCGTCGCCCTCGGTGCCGGCGCGGCCTACCTCTTCTCCCTCGTCTCGACGGTCACGCCGTGGTGGCTGCCGGCGGGTTCCGCGCACCTCTACTTCGAGGCGAGCGTCCTCATCGTCACCCTGATCCTGCTCGGGCGCACGCTGGAGGCGCGGGCCAGGGGCCGGGCCGGCGCGGCCATCGCCCGGCTGATCGACCTCTCGCCCAGGACCGCCCGGCTGGTGGAGGCGGCGGGCGAGCGCGAGGTGCCGGCCGCCGCCCTGCGCGTCGGCGACCGGGTGCGGGTCCGCCCCGGCGAGCGCGTGCCGGCGGACGGGACGGTCGCGTCCGGTGCCTCCTTCGTCGACGAGAGCATGATCACCGGCGAGCCGGTGCCGGTGGAGAAGGGCCGGGGCGCCCGCGTCGTCGGCGGCACGCTCAACACCACGGGCAGCTTCGACCTCACCGTGGACCGCACCGGCGCCGACACGGCGCTCGCCCGGATCGTGCGGATGGTCGAGGCGGCGCAGGGCGGCAAGCTGCCGATCCAGGCTCTGGTCGACCGGGTCACCCTGTGGTTCGTGCCCGCCGTCATCGCGATCGCCGCGCTGACCTTCCTCGGCTGGCTCGTCCTCGGCCCGGCGCCCGCCCTCGGCCACGCCCTGGTCGCGGCGATCGCGGTGCTCATCATCGCCTGTCCCTGCGCCATGGGGCTGGCGACGCCGGTCTCGATCATGGTCGGCACCGGCCGGGCGGCGGAGCGGGGCGTGCTGTTCCGCCAGGGCGCCGCGCTCCAGGCACTGCGGGACGCCCGCGTCGTCGCCCTCGACAAGACCGGCACCCTGACCGAGGGCCGTCCCCGGCTGACCGACCTCGTGACGGCATCCGGCTTCTCCCGCGAGACCGTGCTGGCGCTGGCGGGCGCCGTCGAGGCCCGCTCGGAACATCCGGTCGCCCGTGCGATCGCCGGGGCGGCGCGGGAGGCCGGCGCGCTCGTCCGGGCGGACGGCTTCGAGGCCTTGCCCGGCCACGGCGCCTCGGCCCGGGTCGAGGGGCGGCCGGTGGCGCTCGGCAACCGCCGCTGCATGGAGCGTCTCGGCGTCGCCACCGATGCGCTCGAAGGCGAGGCGGCGCGGCTCGCAGGCGAGGGCAAGAGCCCGATCTTCGTCGCCGTGGATCGGCGGCTCGCTGCTCTCGTCGCCGTGGCCGATCCGGTCAAGCCGGAGGCGCGGGCCGCGCTCGACGCGCTGCGCGCCCGCGGGATCACGGTGGCGATGCTGACGGGCGACGCCCGCGCCACGGCCGAAGCGGTCGCCCGCGGGCTCGGCATCACGGAGGTCGAGGCCGAGGTGCTGCCGGAGGGCAAGGTCGCGGCCCTGCGCACCTTGCGCGCGGCGCACGGACCGGTCGCCTTCGTCGGCGACGGCATCAACGACGCGCCCGCTCTCGCCGAGGCGGATGTCGGCATCGCCATCGGCACCGGCACCGACGTCGCGGTGGAGAGCGCCGACGTGGTGCTGATGTCGGGGGCGCTCGGCGGCTTGGTCGAGGCCGTGGCCCTGTCGCGGGCGACGCTCGCCAACATCCGCCAGAACCTGTTCTGGGCGTTCGCCTACAACGCCGCGCTGATTCCGGTGGCGGCGGGGGTGCTCGCGGCCTTCGGGGGCCCGCAGCTCTCGCCGGTTCTGGCCGCGGGGGCGATGGCGCTCTCCAGCGTCTTCGTCGTCGGCAACGCCCTGCGCCTGCGCCGGGCGGGCACTGCGGCATGA
- the cueR gene encoding Cu(I)-responsive transcriptional regulator, whose protein sequence is MSGRSVTIGEAARATGVSAKMIRYYEETGLLGPAGRTASGYRVYGAGDLHALRFVRRARDLGFSVREIADLLALWHDRSRASAAVKAVALDHVADLRRRIGELEAMARTLEHLAERCGGDARPDCPILDDLAGAADAP, encoded by the coding sequence ATGAGCGGGCGATCCGTCACCATCGGCGAGGCGGCCCGCGCCACCGGCGTCTCGGCCAAGATGATCCGCTATTACGAGGAGACCGGCCTGCTCGGGCCCGCCGGGCGGACGGCCTCCGGCTATCGCGTCTACGGCGCGGGCGATCTCCACGCCCTGCGCTTCGTGCGCCGCGCCCGCGATCTCGGCTTCTCCGTGCGCGAGATCGCCGACCTGCTGGCGCTGTGGCATGATCGCTCCCGCGCCAGCGCCGCGGTGAAGGCGGTGGCGCTCGACCATGTGGCGGACCTGCGCCGCCGCATCGGCGAACTGGAGGCCATGGCCCGCACCCTCGAACATCTGGCCGAGCGCTGCGGCGGCGACGCGCGGCCGGACTGCCCGATCCTCGACGATCTGGCAGGGGCCGCGGACGCACCGTGA
- a CDS encoding M20 family metallopeptidase: MPVIDRIADLSEEIAAWRRDLHAHPELQYDVHRTAGFVAEKLRAFGCDEVATGIGRTGVVGVIRGRSHGSNRAIGLRADMDALPIHEIRDLPYRSTVPGRMHACGHDGHTAMLLGAAKYLAETRAFDGDAVLIFQPAEEGGGGGEAMVQDGMMERFGIEAVYGLHNIPDQPLGTFAIRPGPIMASTDRFTIAIEGRGGHAALPQAAIDTVLAGSHIVVALQSIVARTVDPLDSAVVSVCAVEAGEAFNVLPQTAELRGTMRALTPAVRDLMRARLVSIVENVAAAFGARAGIDFASGYPATENHPAETDFMADVAAQVVGEARVDRGVAPMMAAEDFSYMLAHRPGAYIFMGNGPSAGLHHPEYDFNDAAIPYGTSLWARIIETGLPIRE, from the coding sequence ATGCCCGTCATCGACCGCATCGCCGATCTCTCGGAGGAGATCGCCGCCTGGCGGCGCGATCTCCACGCGCATCCGGAGCTCCAGTACGACGTCCACCGCACCGCCGGTTTCGTCGCGGAGAAGCTGCGCGCCTTCGGCTGCGACGAGGTCGCCACCGGCATCGGCCGCACCGGCGTCGTCGGCGTGATCCGCGGCCGGTCGCACGGCTCGAACCGGGCCATCGGCCTGCGCGCCGACATGGACGCCCTGCCGATCCATGAGATCCGCGACCTTCCCTACCGCTCGACCGTGCCGGGCAGGATGCATGCCTGCGGCCATGACGGGCACACCGCCATGCTGCTCGGTGCCGCGAAGTATCTCGCCGAGACCCGCGCCTTCGACGGCGACGCCGTGCTGATCTTCCAGCCGGCGGAGGAGGGCGGCGGCGGCGGCGAGGCCATGGTGCAGGACGGGATGATGGAGCGCTTCGGCATCGAGGCGGTCTACGGGCTGCACAACATCCCGGACCAGCCGCTCGGCACCTTCGCGATCCGCCCGGGCCCGATCATGGCCTCGACCGACCGCTTCACGATCGCGATCGAGGGCAGGGGCGGGCACGCGGCGCTGCCGCAGGCGGCCATCGACACGGTGCTGGCGGGAAGCCACATCGTCGTGGCGCTGCAATCCATCGTCGCGCGCACCGTCGATCCGCTCGATTCGGCTGTGGTCTCGGTCTGCGCGGTGGAGGCGGGCGAGGCCTTCAACGTGCTGCCGCAGACGGCCGAATTGCGCGGCACCATGCGGGCGCTGACGCCGGCCGTGCGCGACCTGATGCGCGCGCGTCTGGTGTCCATCGTCGAGAACGTGGCCGCGGCCTTCGGGGCGCGGGCGGGCATCGATTTCGCCAGCGGCTATCCGGCGACCGAGAACCACCCGGCCGAGACGGACTTCATGGCCGACGTCGCGGCGCAGGTCGTCGGCGAGGCCCGGGTGGATCGCGGGGTCGCCCCGATGATGGCCGCAGAGGATTTTTCCTACATGCTCGCCCACCGGCCGGGCGCCTACATCTTCATGGGCAACGGCCCCTCGGCCGGCCTGCACCACCCGGAATACGACTTCAACGACGCCGCGATCCCCTACGGCACCTCGCTGTGGGCGCGGATCATCGAGACGGGATTGCCGATCCGCGAGTGA
- a CDS encoding CatB-related O-acetyltransferase, with product MPANGLGPDPNALHPIPGQARVTFIRNLALPENVEVGAYTYYDDPAGPQAFLDAILYHFPFIGDRLVIGKFCAIASGTRFLMNGGNHRLDGLSTYPFPIFGGAWIGRHEKELDFPNRGDTVIGHDVWLGFRSTVMPGVSVGDGAVVAAHAVVAADVPPYAIVAGNPARVVRRRFSDEEAARLRAVAWWDWPIERITAHLPLIGGGDIGALEAVAGEAASAAP from the coding sequence ATGCCGGCGAACGGTCTCGGCCCGGATCCGAACGCGCTGCACCCGATCCCGGGGCAGGCGCGCGTCACCTTCATCCGCAACCTCGCCCTGCCGGAGAACGTCGAAGTCGGTGCCTACACCTACTACGACGATCCGGCCGGGCCGCAGGCCTTCCTCGACGCGATCCTCTACCACTTTCCCTTCATCGGCGACCGGCTGGTGATCGGGAAGTTCTGTGCCATCGCCTCCGGCACGCGCTTCCTGATGAACGGCGGCAACCACCGGCTGGACGGGCTCTCGACCTATCCCTTCCCGATCTTCGGCGGGGCCTGGATCGGCCGGCACGAGAAAGAACTCGATTTTCCGAACCGGGGCGACACCGTGATCGGCCATGACGTGTGGCTCGGCTTTCGCAGCACCGTGATGCCGGGCGTCTCGGTCGGCGACGGCGCGGTGGTCGCGGCGCACGCCGTCGTCGCGGCCGATGTCCCGCCCTACGCCATCGTCGCCGGCAACCCGGCAAGGGTCGTCCGGCGCCGCTTCTCGGACGAGGAGGCCGCGCGTCTCCGGGCCGTGGCGTGGTGGGATTGGCCGATCGAGCGGATCACCGCTCACCTGCCCCTGATCGGCGGCGGCGATATCGGCGCGCTGGAAGCGGTGGCCGGTGAGGCCGCATCCGCCGCACCGTAG
- the rimP gene encoding ribosome maturation factor RimP, producing the protein MAEPTEKRLVGETGVAARVAQVVEGPIEGLGFRLVRVKVSTAQGCTVQIMAERPDGTMGVDECETVSRAISPILDLEDPVGGAYHLEVSSPGIDRPLVRVSDFERWAGYEAKVELAVPLDGRKRFRGILGGPSADGATVPIDLPDVKPGLPSRIDLPLRDLGEAHLVLTDDLIRESLRRGSAPPQDGDDEDADEADEAEDEAPQIRFIPQPKRPRPKPDKPVKAKKPRPGGPTVTKAARLKNRDTLH; encoded by the coding sequence ATGGCGGAGCCCACCGAGAAGCGGCTTGTCGGCGAAACGGGCGTCGCCGCGCGCGTGGCCCAGGTGGTCGAGGGACCGATCGAGGGCCTCGGCTTCCGGCTGGTGCGGGTGAAGGTCTCGACCGCGCAGGGCTGCACCGTGCAGATCATGGCCGAGCGGCCCGACGGCACCATGGGCGTCGACGAGTGCGAGACGGTGAGCCGCGCCATCTCGCCGATCCTCGATCTCGAAGATCCGGTCGGCGGTGCCTACCACCTCGAAGTCTCCTCGCCCGGCATCGACCGGCCGCTGGTGCGCGTCTCGGATTTCGAGCGCTGGGCCGGCTACGAGGCGAAGGTGGAGCTGGCCGTGCCGCTCGACGGGCGCAAGCGCTTCCGCGGCATCCTCGGCGGGCCGAGCGCCGACGGCGCCACGGTGCCGATCGACCTGCCCGACGTGAAGCCCGGCCTGCCGAGCCGCATCGACCTGCCGCTGCGCGATCTCGGCGAGGCGCATCTCGTCCTCACCGACGACCTGATCCGCGAATCGCTGCGCCGCGGCTCCGCCCCGCCGCAGGACGGCGACGACGAGGACGCGGATGAGGCCGACGAGGCGGAGGACGAGGCGCCGCAGATCCGCTTCATCCCGCAGCCGAAGCGGCCCAGGCCCAAACCCGACAAGCCTGTGAAGGCGAAGAAGCCCAGGCCCGGCGGCCCGACCGTCACCAAGGCCGCCCGCCTCAAGAACCGCGACACCCTGCACTGA
- the nusA gene encoding transcription termination factor NusA: MAVVSANRLELLQIADAVAREKVIDRQIVIEAMEEAIAKAARSRYGAETDVHAEIDPKSGALRLSRHLLVVDQVENDAREITLDQARHYNPGALVGDVISDTLPPFDFGRVAAQSAKQVIVQKVRDAERARQYDEYKDRIGEILNGVVKRVEYGNVIVDLGRGEGIVRRDEMIPRETFRPGDRIRSYLFDVRSEVRGPQIFLSRSHPQFMAKLFGQEVPEIYDGIVEVKAVARDPGSRAKIAVISRDSSIDPVGACVGMRGSRVQAVVGELQGEKIDIIPWSEDQATFIVNALQPAEVVKVVLDEEADRIEVVVPDDQLSLAIGRRGQNVRLASQLTGWDIDILTEAEESERRQKEFAERTQVFMEALDVDETVGQLLAAEGFRNVEEIAYVDVAELSNIQGLDEETGAEIQARAQDYLARIEQEQDDRRRELGVADELREIEGVTTAMMVALGENEVKSVEDLAGCATDDLVGYTEGRGPEAVRHAGYLDGFELSRAEAEALIMAARLHAGWIEALPEPGGEAAEGEEADEEAAAEPQQA; the protein is encoded by the coding sequence ATGGCCGTCGTCAGCGCCAACCGGCTCGAACTCCTGCAGATCGCCGACGCGGTCGCCCGCGAGAAGGTGATCGACCGCCAGATCGTCATCGAGGCGATGGAGGAGGCGATCGCCAAGGCCGCCCGCTCCCGCTACGGCGCCGAGACCGACGTCCACGCCGAGATCGACCCGAAGAGCGGGGCGCTGCGCCTGTCGCGCCACCTGCTCGTGGTCGATCAGGTCGAGAACGACGCCCGCGAGATCACCCTCGATCAGGCCCGCCACTACAATCCCGGCGCGCTCGTCGGCGACGTGATCTCCGACACCCTGCCGCCCTTCGATTTCGGCCGCGTCGCGGCGCAGTCGGCCAAGCAGGTGATCGTGCAGAAGGTGCGCGATGCCGAGCGCGCCCGCCAGTACGACGAGTACAAGGACCGCATCGGCGAGATCCTCAACGGCGTGGTCAAGCGCGTCGAGTACGGCAACGTCATCGTCGATCTCGGCCGCGGCGAGGGCATCGTCCGGCGCGACGAGATGATCCCGCGCGAGACCTTCCGCCCCGGCGACCGCATCCGCTCCTACCTGTTCGACGTGCGCTCGGAAGTGCGCGGACCGCAGATCTTCCTGTCGCGCTCGCACCCGCAGTTCATGGCCAAGCTGTTCGGCCAGGAAGTGCCGGAGATCTACGACGGCATCGTCGAGGTGAAGGCGGTGGCCCGCGATCCGGGCTCGCGCGCCAAGATCGCCGTCATCTCCCGCGATTCCTCGATCGATCCGGTCGGCGCCTGCGTCGGCATGCGCGGCTCCCGCGTCCAGGCGGTGGTCGGCGAACTCCAGGGCGAGAAGATCGACATCATCCCGTGGTCGGAGGATCAGGCGACCTTCATCGTCAACGCGTTGCAGCCGGCCGAGGTGGTCAAGGTGGTGCTCGACGAGGAGGCCGACCGCATCGAGGTGGTGGTGCCCGACGACCAGCTCTCGCTCGCCATCGGCCGCCGCGGCCAGAACGTGCGTCTGGCCTCGCAGCTCACCGGCTGGGACATCGACATCCTGACCGAGGCCGAGGAATCGGAGCGTCGCCAGAAGGAGTTCGCCGAGCGCACCCAGGTGTTCATGGAAGCGCTCGACGTGGACGAGACCGTCGGCCAACTGCTTGCGGCCGAAGGCTTCCGCAACGTCGAGGAGATCGCCTACGTCGACGTGGCCGAACTCTCCAACATCCAGGGCCTCGACGAGGAGACCGGCGCCGAGATCCAGGCCCGCGCGCAGGACTATCTCGCCCGCATCGAGCAGGAGCAGGACGACCGCCGCCGCGAACTCGGCGTCGCGGACGAACTGCGCGAGATCGAGGGCGTCACCACCGCCATGATGGTGGCGCTGGGCGAGAACGAGGTGAAGTCGGTCGAGGATCTCGCCGGATGTGCCACCGACGACCTCGTCGGCTACACCGAGGGCCGTGGCCCCGAGGCCGTGCGCCATGCCGGCTACCTCGACGGCTTCGAGCTGTCGCGGGCCGAGGCCGAAGCGCTCATCATGGCCGCCCGTCTGCACGCCGGCTGGATCGAGGCGCTGCCCGAGCCGGGGGGCGAGGCCGCCGAGGGCGAGGAGGCGGACGAGGAGGCCGCGGCCGAGCCGCAGCAGGCCTGA
- a CDS encoding RNA-binding protein, translating into MQDMTVQGEAAGTGPELDRGPGRGREPVRTCIVTRTAQSPSGLIRFVLGPDGTVVPDLRARLPGRGAWVTATRATVEAAVKRRAFNRAFRTSEAKVAPDLAEQVSDGLRTDLRQALALANKAGCVVTGFGKVESAVLGAGGVAALIHASDAAADGRRKLAAALRRRYGDAISVIPVVDDLSNAELDMALGRDHVIHAALIAGAGTTGYLARWRRFRTFEGMASASEEDAPLDAGPAAFDSHDDGMR; encoded by the coding sequence ATGCAGGACATGACCGTGCAGGGGGAGGCGGCCGGGACCGGCCCGGAGCTCGACCGCGGCCCCGGCCGCGGCCGGGAGCCCGTGCGCACCTGCATCGTCACCCGCACGGCGCAGTCGCCCTCCGGCCTGATCCGCTTCGTGCTGGGGCCGGACGGCACGGTGGTGCCGGACCTGCGCGCCCGCCTGCCGGGCCGCGGCGCATGGGTCACCGCCACCCGCGCCACGGTCGAGGCGGCGGTCAAGCGCCGCGCCTTCAACCGCGCGTTCAGGACGAGCGAGGCGAAGGTCGCGCCCGACCTCGCGGAGCAGGTCTCGGACGGTCTGCGCACCGACCTGCGTCAGGCGCTGGCGCTCGCCAACAAGGCCGGTTGCGTCGTCACCGGCTTCGGCAAGGTCGAGTCGGCGGTGCTCGGTGCCGGGGGCGTCGCGGCCCTGATTCACGCCAGCGACGCCGCCGCGGACGGTCGCCGCAAGCTCGCCGCCGCCTTGCGGCGCCGCTACGGCGATGCCATATCGGTCATTCCCGTCGTCGATGACCTGTCCAACGCCGAATTGGACATGGCATTGGGCCGGGATCATGTGATACACGCTGCCCTCATCGCGGGAGCCGGCACCACCGGCTATCTCGCGCGTTGGCGTCGGTTCCGCACCTTCGAGGGTATGGCGTCGGCGTCCGAGGAGGACGCCCCGCTCGATGCTGGGCCGGCCGCCTTTGATTCGCACGACGACGGAATGAGATGA